The following nucleotide sequence is from bacterium.
ACTTCAAGCGCGAGAAGGACCTCGACTACGGCACCGCGGAGACTTTCCTCAACGCGAAAAGCGCGGCCGAGATCATGGCAAAGACTTACGGCACTCCTGGCGGCGACGCGGCGTACGCCGGCGCGGGGACCGTTTCGGGAATGGGCACGGTCACGGGCAATGGCGCGAAGGCGTCTTCCGTCCATTCAGTCCATTCGGTCCATGATGTCCATCCGGTGCATCCCGTGCATTCCAACGGCCACGCCGAACCCGCCAACGGGAACGGGCACGTCCAGGAAATCACGCCTGTCAAATTCCTCTCCCGCAACCTGCACCTGGCGGGGATCCGGAGCCAGGAGCGTGTCTACGCCGGCCCGAAGATTCTGGAAATCGACCTGACCAACAAGTGCAATCTGCACTGCGTCGGGTGCTGGAACCACGGGTACGAGATGGGCGGCGACCGCTGGACCGGCGAGATGTTCCGGCGCACGCTCGCGACGAAAACCGTGCTGAAGGCGATCGATGACGCCGCGCGCGCCGGCGCCGAGATGGTGCAGTTCTCCGGCGCGGGCGATCCGATGCTGCATCCGGATTTCCTGGCCATCGTCGCGCGCGTGAAAAGCCACGGCCTGCGCTGCACGGTCATCACCAACGGCACGATGCTGACGGACAAGAACGTCAAGAAGCTCGTCGAGCTTGGCCTCGACAACCTGACCGTCAGCGTCTGGGCCGGCACCGCGGACATGTACGAAAAGACGCACCCGGGAACCAAACCCAAGGTGTTCGAGGCGATCCGCGCGTCGCTCAAGAATATGCACGCGGAGAAAAAGCGGCAGAAAAGATTCCGCCCGCACGTGAAGATCTACAACGTCATCAATCATGTGAACGCGGGCGGCATCGACGACATGATCAGCTTCGCGCTCGACGCGCTCGTCGATCACGTGGAGTTCACGCCGGTCGATATCATCGCGGGCAAATCCGACGCGCTCGCCATCACCGCGCAGGATCGCGAATTGATCGGCACGCAGCTCGACGGCCTGACGCGCCGCGACGACTACCTGGAACTCGATCCGAACCAGACGCCGCGCTCCGCGGAGAATACCGGCGAGGGCAAGGAGTTCGCGCGGTTCGTGAAGTACGGCGCGGTGTCGTGGGATTTCAAATACGAGCTCGACGACATCCGCCGCTTTGACGTGCTGTGCGAACGCAAGAGCTGGCGCCTTGACGTCACCGAGGACAACAAGGAAGAAAACGCGCTCATCTTCCAGTACCCCGTCGAGGAGTGTACGGCCTGCCCCGTGCAGAACAAATGCAGCATCGACAAGGAACGTTTCGTTGTTCCCGTGCCGTTCTTGTCAATCCTTGGCTTTGGCGCGTTCTACCGGCGCATCACGAGCCGCGACGCGTCGACCGGCGGATACGACGGCGAGGCGACGCGCAACCTGGCGTGCAATATCGGCTGGACGTACACGCGCATCGGCACCGACGGCGCGGTCGTCCCGTGCTGCAAGGGCTACAAGAAGCCGATGGGCAACCTCAAGAGCGACGCCTTCCTCGATGTATGGACAGGCGACGCCTACCGCGAGTTCCGCGAGAAGGCGATCAACCTTCCCAAGGACGACCCCTACTTCGCCGAGATCGCGTGCATGAAAGCGTGCGACAACCTCGGCATGATCTACCGCGCCAAAGACGCCCTCGACCGCCTGACCGACGACGAGCGCCGGCTACTCGACGAGGCGGAAGAACACGGGTTCGGGGAGATGTGAGGACGCGGAGTAGGCCGAAAGACTGGAAGGCTGAAAGGCTGGAAGGTCATCGCGGAGAGCATTCACCGCGAAGACGCGAAGAACGCGAAGCGGACGCAAAAGAGTGATGAATCAGGCCGCTTTTTGTCGTTGTTGCTTTCGTCGCCCGGCGTTTACACCGTCAAACCGAGTCCGCGTTACGTCATCCTGAGCGCCACCTCGTCATCCTGAGCGAAGCGAAGGATCTGGCCCTGCCCCAGACGACGCCGTTAACTCGCCACCTTTGATCAACCGTGCGGCCGCGGCGGATCCCAGCAATTCGGACAGCGCGACGCAAATACTCTCGATCCGGCTCGCGTCGTTCGACAAAAACAACAACGCGACTCCGGTCCCGTGGTACGCGCACGCGGGAATGTCGCCTCCGCGCAAAATATTCAAGCGAGTTTCGCACCAATCCGTCTCGCGCGCCGCGTGCTGATATACCATCACCACATTCGACGGTTCCTTCGAAAGAAAATCATGACAAACGCGCGCGGAAACGTGTTTTCGAGACGCCGTCCCCGCCGCGACGCCGGTGTCCGGATCGATAAAAACATCGCCGATCGGCTTCTCTCCGGCTTCAAGAATATTCGACGGTGATACGCCAAGAATTCTCGCGTACGCGATTTTCAATTCGTCGGTCTCTGTTGCTTCCGATGTGCGCGGAAACATCGGCACGACTTGCAGATTCCGGATCGCACCTTTCTCGCGCAGATATGCAAACATCGCGCGCTTCCAAAAATCAAGAGCATCACCGAGATAATTGCGATTCATTTCACGCTCCTTCTACCTGGGGCGCGCCAGATCCTTCGCTTCGCTCAGGATGACGGAAGCACGCGCCAGATAACACCGCTACGAAATTGTTGCCGATCCGTATTGCAATAGCCTTTCAGCCTTCCAGATTTCCAGCCTTCCAGTCTACCAGCCTTTCAGCCTCTTCCTACATCGTCTCCGGCGCGCTGATCCCCAGTATCGCCAGCACATTGCGCGTCGCCTGGCGGATCGCCCAGAGGAACGCGAGGCGCGTGCGCGTGAGTTCGGCGTCGTCGGAGATGATGCGGTGCTGGAAGTAATACGGGTGGAACATGCCCGCGAGTTCCATGACGTACACTGTCAGCCGGTGCGGCTCGCGGTCGAGCGCGGCGCGGCGCACGACGTTCGGCAATTCCGCGAGGTGCTGCGCGATTTGAACCTCCTCCGATTCGCCGAGGCGTGAAAGATTGATGCCCGCGTCGCCCTTCGGCTTCGCGAGGATGGTCTCCACGATCGGCATTGCGTCGCCGATGTTATCGCCGCCCGCGCCCGCGGCGAGGATCGCGTCCGCGTCCGGCACGTCGATGCCCGCTTCGGCCGCCTTGGCGAACACCGAGCAGATGCGCGCGTGCATGTATTGCACGTAAAAGACGGGGTTCTTGTTCGAGCGGTCCTTCGCGAGATCGACGTCGAAATCGAGCTGCGAATCGTGCCGGCGCATTAAAAAGAAAAAGCGTGTCGCGTCCGCGCCGACTTCCCCGGTCAACTCGCGCAGCGTCACGAACTCGCCCGCGCGCGTACTCATCGAAACGCGCTCGCCGCCGCGTAGCAGGTTCACCATCTGGATCAGCAAACACGTCAGCATGTGCGGGTCGCGGCCGAGCGCGCCGATCGCCGCTTTCATGCGCGCGATGTAGCCGTGGTGATCCGCGCCCCAGATGTCGATAAGCTGATCGAACCCGCGGTCGATCTTGTCGCCGTGATACGCGACGTCCGCCGCGAGGTACGTCGTCTCGCCCGTGGACTTCACCAGCACGCGGTCCTTCTCGTCGCCGTAATGCGTGCTGCGAAACCACAACGCGCCGTCCTGCTCGAATGCGAGGCCGCTCGCCTTCAGAGCCTCGAGCTTCTGGCGCACCAGCCCCCGCTCGTGCAGCGAGCGTTCGGAATAGAAATGATCGAACGTGACGCCGATGGCGGCGAGGTCGTCCTCGATCTCCTTCAGGATCCGCCCGGCAGCGAACTGCGCGATCATCGGAATGTCGGCCTCGGTCAGGCCGCCGCCGCGCTCGGCGCGCAGCGCCCGGGCGTGCTCGCGGATATACGCGCCCTGGTAGAGCCCGTCGGCAAGCGGCTCGTTCTTTTTGTCGATGAGCTGCCGGTAACGCAGCCACGTCGATCGGCCCAGCGTTTCGATCTGCACGCCGGCGTCGTTGATGTAGTACTCGCGAGAGACGTGAAAGCCGGCCGCCGCGAGCACGCGGGAAAGTGCATCGCCCGTCACCGCGCCGCGCCCGTGGCCGATGTGCAACGGCCCCGTGGGATTCGCGGAAACGAATTCGACGAGCACGCGCCGGTCCGCGCCGTCGTCCACTCGCCCGAAGTGATAGCGCTCGGCCGCGACGCGGCGGATGACATCGAACAGCCCGGCCTTCTTCAAAAAGAAATTGATGAATCCCGGTCCCGCGATCTGCGTGCGTTCGATGAGCCCGCCTGCATCGCCAAGGCGCTTGACGATTTCGCGCGCGACGTCGTGCGGGTTCTTGCCCGCGCCCTTGGCGGCGATGAGCGCGACGTTGGTCGCGTAGTCGCCGTGCGCCTCCAGTTTGGGGATCGTCAATTCGACATTCGGCGGCGCCGCGTTCGGGAAATAGCTGTCCGCGGCAAGCGCGGCAAGAACGGCGGAGATGTTTTCGGCGAGTCGGTCTTTCATAAGCGCCAATATGACCCGTGTTTTGAGGATGCGGAAAGGAAAATTTTCCCGCGCGCGTTGTCTATCACGCGGCGCGCGAATCGGGCAACGCGAAAATCGGCGTGACAACGCGCCGCGACGGTGGCAGATTCAGGCGCATGAACGCACATCGGAAATTCGGAAATGTCGGTTCGCGCGCCGGGAGCGCAGGCGTCCCGCCTGCTTCGGCGCGGAATCGAAAAGGAACATTCGTGCCGGTGCGAGCCGACCGCGCGCTGTCGCTTACGGCCCTGACATTCGTCGTTGCATTCGCGTTTGCCGGGCCGGCGCACGCGCTCGATACGGAGATCGGCTACGGCGGGCATGCGGCGATCCACGTCGGTGCGTTTTTCGTCGACAGCTCCGGCATCAACGACTACCTCGCGCCGGCCGGCGCCGACGAGTTCAACGACTCGGCCCTGACCTTCGGCGGCGAGATCTACGGCGTCATCTTTGAGCGGCTAATCCTCGGCGGCGCGGGCGCGGTGTCGCGGCAGGAGGTCGGCGGCGACCGTATGGACGCCTCGCTCACAACATCGACGTTCACGCTCGATTTCGGATTCCTGCTGTGGGATCTCAAGGGATTTCGCGGCTATCCCGTCATCGGATTCGGGTACGCGGGCACGCTGCTTGACGTGGAGGGCGATTACGTCGACCTGCCGTTCGCCGAGCAGGCCGGGCTGTCGTACATCCCGATGGGCGACGCGGGCGACGGCACGATTCGCCTCGCGACCGACGAGTCCGTCAACCTCACCTACGGCTCATTCGCGCTGAAGGCCGCATTTCATTTCGACTACGTTTACCCGTTCGCACGCGGGGATCACGGCGGCTTCGCATTTTTCCTGACCGGCCTTCGCGCGGGCGTGCTCGTCGACGCGATCTCGACGGGCTGGCTCATCGACGGCGGCGAGGACTTAAACGGCGACGAGCCCGACTTCCGCAATAATATCGGATTCGTGCGCCTTGCTTTCGGCTTCGGCGGCGGCGTCTCCGATGCGGACGTGAAGAAGAACTGGGATCGCCACGAACGCATGTGGCACCGCCATCATCCATACGGACCGTATCATCACCATCCGTACCCCGGGCCGCCGCCCGAGGAACCGGAGGACGCGGAGCCCGAAAAGAAAACCGAACCCGCGCCGCCAGCCGAGCCGGCAAGCCCGCCCGCGGATGAGGGCGACGACGAACCCGCGCCCCGTTCGGACGAGGGCAACGCAGGCGGCGAACCGCGCGACTGATTCCGAAAACTCACCTTTTCTCTCAAAAGTTTACGAATCTTCCGGCGACGGGCATCGCGCGGGTGATCTGCAACTGATTATTGCAACATAATCAATGCCTTGCAGTAGCAGTCCCTATTGGCATCGCAATTGCTTTTACTTCTCTTTGAGCGAATTACAAGGAGGCAGAAGCGATGACCATACATATCAACATGCGGCTTGTTCTCGTCGCCTTCATCGTCGCCTGGATGGGCATCGCCCTTGGCGCGTCAATCTGGGCTAACGGGCGTATAGCCGAAAACTCCGCGAACGCCTCGGCGGTTATCGGCCGCTAGACTCCCGGCCGGGCGCCGGCGAGCGCGCGGCCCTCGAATCGAAACCAACGGCGCCCTGCGCCGGGCAAGACCGCGGCAGCAAGCCGCGCAATCACCTCCATCACGCCGGGTCGCGCCGCGCACGACCCGGCGAATTTTTTTCTCGGCGGTACACGGAGAGCACGGAGGAGACACGGAGGACACCGAGCGAATTTGGCGGCTTGCGCCGTATGGCGGCTGATTGCTGATGACTGATCGCTGACGATTGATTGCCGACGGCTGATGGCTGACGGCTCGCATCGACATTTGCCGCGCGGCGATCATCGGCTAAACTTCGGCGTCTTAATGCTCGCCCTGGGGAGGGAGTTCCGTTGATTTCGCCCGCGCGCCTTTTGCTGGCCGCGTCGCTCGTGCTTTGCGCGGGCAACGCCCTGGCGTTTTCCCTCGTGGATATGACGCCGCACTACCTTGATTTCGAGACGAAACCGAACGAGGACGTTTTTCTCGTCTTCAATCAGTCGATCAATCCCGCGACGGCGACGCCCGGCAACGTGCGCCTTCTGAATCCGAACGGGACCGCGGTTTCCGCGTCGATCGCCGTCATCACGACGAACGTCGCCAACGACACCGTCGTCATCAATCCGGTCGGAAACCTCATGTTCGGCCGACGCTATCGCGTCTCGATCACCGCGAACCTGAAGGACGCGGGCGGCGGCGCCTTCGACGACAAATTTCCCGCCGGCCTGAACTGGTTCGTGCCGAACGTGCCCCTTGATCTCGCAAGACCCGTCTTCGATCCGCAACACATCCTGAGCATCTTCACGAACTCGAACGTGCTGCTTGGATTCAATCCGCTTGATCCCGAATCGACCGACCCCGCCGAGCCCTGGACGATCCCCGGTATCAACGCCACCGGCGCGTGGAAGGTCCACACGGGCCGGCCGGAGATCATGATCGCCGATATCGACAACGGCCTGTCGAGCTTCCACAGTCCGGAGATGCACGACCGCTTTTTCATCAACATGGGCGAGCTGCCGCCGCCGCTCGATGGCGCGACGCCGTGCGCGTACGACTGCAACGGCGACGGGCGATTTTCGTCGATGGACTACCTGAACGATCCGCGCGTCGATCACTCCGGGCGCTCGTACGTCGATCCGCAGGATCTCATCGACGCGTTTTCGAACGGCCTCGACGAGGACGGCAACGGCTTCGTGGACGACATCAGCGGCTGGGACTTTCTGCGCAACGTTAACACCCCGCTTGGCGTCTCGCAGTTCCCCGAAGGAACGCACTCCGGCCTTGTCGCCAGCGCGGCGGCCGCGCCCGGCGGCAATGGCGTGGGCGACAAACCCGGCGTATGCCCCGACTGCACGGTGATGGTCGTGCGCGTCACGGACGCCGTGCTCGGCGACGCGGACGCCATGGCCGCCGGCGCGCGCTACGCGCTCGACATGGGCGCGAGCGTCATCATGGTGCCGCTTGGCGCGGTCGATTATTCGCACGAGGCGATGGGCGTGTTTCGCGAGGCGCACGACGCGGGCGTGCTGTCGATCGCGGCATCCGGCGACGAGTGGGGCTATCACCACATCTACCCCGCCGCGTCGGATGACGTCATGAGCGTGCACGCGGTGCTGCCGATTCCTCCCATCGAGCTTGCGCCCGACATCTCGCTTGGCATCTTTGGTTTCACGGAAAGCTATTGCACCAACTGGGGAACGCACATCGACATCACCGTCTCCACGGGCGCGTGCAGCTCGGAGGCGGTCGGCAACGGCGCGGGCCTGGCGGGCCTGATTTATTCGTACGCCTTGCAGCGCGGCATCGGCATATCAGCGGAGGAAGTGCGTCAGATCATGATGATGACCGCGGACGACGTGGCGAGCCACTGCCTCACGCTCACGCCTGGCGGCTGCAAGGAAGGCTGGGACAACCACTGGGGGTACGGCCGCGTCAACGCGGAGCGCGCCCTATTCGCCCTGGGCGTGCCGGATCTCGGTATCCCCGAACGCATCCCGCCAGCCGTGCGCGTCACGAGCCCGCGCTACTGGGAGACGATTGACCCGACGCGCGATCCGCTCGTCGAGGTGGTCGGCGAGATTTCCGCGCGCGGCCGCACGTTCGACTGGGAGATCGCGATCGCGCTCGGCGGCGAGCCGGACGAGGACGAGTTCACCGCGGTCGCGCAAGGCACGAGCGACGCGCTCGACGGCCTCATCGACGCGTTCGACATCACGAGCGTCTATCCGCTCGACTCGCTACGCGCGATCGCAAACGGCCCGTTCGACAAGTCTTTCCACCTGCGCGTGCGCGCGTGGTACGCCGAGGGCACGGATGTGGTGATGGGCGAGACGCGCAAGACGATCGCCTTCAACATCGACGACGATCCGGACACCGGCTGGATGCCGGGCATGCC
It contains:
- the argS gene encoding arginine--tRNA ligase; this encodes MKDRLAENISAVLAALAADSYFPNAAPPNVELTIPKLEAHGDYATNVALIAAKGAGKNPHDVAREIVKRLGDAGGLIERTQIAGPGFINFFLKKAGLFDVIRRVAAERYHFGRVDDGADRRVLVEFVSANPTGPLHIGHGRGAVTGDALSRVLAAAGFHVSREYYINDAGVQIETLGRSTWLRYRQLIDKKNEPLADGLYQGAYIREHARALRAERGGGLTEADIPMIAQFAAGRILKEIEDDLAAIGVTFDHFYSERSLHERGLVRQKLEALKASGLAFEQDGALWFRSTHYGDEKDRVLVKSTGETTYLAADVAYHGDKIDRGFDQLIDIWGADHHGYIARMKAAIGALGRDPHMLTCLLIQMVNLLRGGERVSMSTRAGEFVTLRELTGEVGADATRFFFLMRRHDSQLDFDVDLAKDRSNKNPVFYVQYMHARICSVFAKAAEAGIDVPDADAILAAGAGGDNIGDAMPIVETILAKPKGDAGINLSRLGESEEVQIAQHLAELPNVVRRAALDREPHRLTVYVMELAGMFHPYYFQHRIISDDAELTRTRLAFLWAIRQATRNVLAILGISAPETM